A region of Halalkaliarchaeum desulfuricum DNA encodes the following proteins:
- the rpl18a gene encoding 50S ribosomal protein L18Ae — translation MAQFVVSGRFQTREDKQAFERAIDAENESVAREHVFSQFGSEHGLKRMQVEIEEVRAQ, via the coding sequence ATGGCTCAATTCGTCGTGAGCGGTCGGTTCCAGACGAGAGAGGACAAACAGGCGTTCGAACGAGCGATCGACGCCGAAAACGAGTCGGTCGCCCGCGAGCACGTGTTCTCGCAGTTCGGCAGCGAGCACGGACTCAAGCGCATGCAGGTCGAAATCGAGGAGGTGCGCGCACAATGA
- the pfdA gene encoding prefoldin subunit alpha, which produces MGGGQQQLQQLSQELQMIEGEIEELEGEIERINQEKADIDDAMEAIELLESDSTVQVPLGGGAYVRAEVQDIDEIIVKIGADYALEQDQEEAADALELKKESLDDQIEEVREQISELESESERLEAQAQQMQQQMQQQQMQQMQQEGQDE; this is translated from the coding sequence ATGGGTGGCGGACAACAGCAGCTCCAGCAGCTCTCCCAGGAGCTCCAGATGATCGAAGGGGAGATCGAGGAGCTCGAAGGCGAGATCGAACGGATCAACCAGGAGAAAGCCGACATCGACGACGCGATGGAGGCGATCGAACTGCTCGAGAGCGACTCGACGGTGCAGGTCCCCCTCGGCGGCGGCGCGTACGTCCGGGCGGAGGTCCAGGACATCGACGAGATCATCGTCAAGATCGGCGCCGACTACGCGCTCGAACAGGACCAAGAGGAGGCAGCGGACGCCCTGGAGCTGAAAAAGGAGTCGCTCGACGACCAGATCGAGGAGGTCCGCGAGCAGATCAGCGAACTCGAAAGCGAGAGCGAACGGCTCGAGGCGCAGGCCCAGCAGATGCAACAGCAGATGCAACAACAGCAGATGCAGCAGATGCAGCAGGAAGGCCAGGACGAGTAG
- a CDS encoding helix-turn-helix domain-containing protein: MSRVRIVLDMPDGVWVSEVTERYPDATVCVLSAVPSDDSGIALITVYADDPDEIVPAIESHPGILEAELVHESTGQVTVQIETRTPMLVLSAQTSGVLIDFPVRISDGEVTLEVSGAADRLAALFEEFDGAGVEYRVEYIRDDPRPEELLTEAQRDLLLTAVERGYYETPRRCSLTELAEEVGLAKSTCSETLQRAEGTVIEAFVEELTGPIGLQSDVQ, from the coding sequence ATGAGCAGGGTACGGATCGTACTGGACATGCCCGATGGGGTGTGGGTCTCGGAGGTGACCGAACGGTATCCGGACGCGACGGTGTGTGTGCTGTCGGCCGTTCCCTCGGACGATTCGGGGATCGCCCTGATCACCGTCTATGCCGACGATCCGGACGAAATCGTCCCGGCGATCGAATCCCATCCCGGAATCCTCGAAGCGGAACTGGTCCACGAGTCAACGGGGCAGGTGACAGTCCAGATCGAGACACGGACGCCGATGCTCGTGTTATCGGCCCAGACATCGGGGGTGTTGATCGACTTCCCGGTGCGCATCAGCGACGGGGAGGTCACCCTTGAGGTTAGCGGCGCCGCCGACCGGCTGGCGGCGTTGTTCGAGGAGTTCGACGGCGCCGGCGTCGAGTACCGGGTCGAGTACATCCGCGACGATCCGCGCCCGGAGGAACTGCTCACGGAGGCCCAGCGGGATCTGCTTTTGACCGCGGTCGAACGGGGCTACTACGAGACGCCCAGACGGTGCTCTTTGACCGAACTCGCCGAGGAGGTCGGCCTCGCGAAGTCGACCTGCAGCGAGACGCTCCAGCGCGCCGAGGGGACGGTCATCGAGGCGTTCGTCGAGGAACTGACCGGACCGATCGGGTTGCAGTCGGACGTCCAGTGA
- the ftsY gene encoding signal recognition particle-docking protein FtsY — protein sequence MFDGLKDKLNGFREDVEDSAEVEGEVEADIEAGVEADVETEAEVEAEESADSTEAGRADPEASDAESEASDADEDSDGPGTFARAKAFATGRIIIEEEDLEEPLWELEMALLESDVEMSVAERILENVRENMLGETRKQVETTGELVESALQDALLDVISVGQFDFQRRIEGAEPPVVIVFTGVNGVGKTTSIAKLSEWLADRGYSSVLANGDTYRAGANEQISEHADRLGRKLISHEQGGDPAAVIYDGVEYAKANDVDIVLGDTAGRLHTSDDLMSQLEKIDRVVDPDLTLFVDEAVAGQDAVQRAKQFNEAAEIDGTILTKADADSSGGAAISIAYVTGKPILFLGTGQEYDDLERFDPEELVDRLVGE from the coding sequence GTGTTCGACGGACTCAAAGACAAGCTGAACGGGTTCCGCGAGGACGTCGAAGACTCGGCCGAAGTCGAAGGGGAAGTTGAAGCGGATATCGAAGCGGGAGTCGAAGCGGACGTCGAAACGGAAGCGGAGGTAGAGGCCGAGGAGTCGGCCGACAGCACAGAGGCCGGACGCGCCGATCCGGAGGCGAGTGACGCCGAGTCGGAGGCGAGTGACGCCGACGAGGACAGCGACGGCCCCGGCACGTTCGCACGAGCGAAGGCGTTCGCGACCGGCCGGATCATCATCGAGGAGGAGGATCTCGAGGAGCCGCTGTGGGAGCTCGAGATGGCGCTTCTGGAAAGCGACGTGGAGATGAGCGTCGCGGAACGGATCCTCGAGAACGTCCGGGAGAACATGCTCGGCGAGACGAGAAAGCAGGTCGAGACGACCGGCGAACTCGTCGAATCGGCGCTGCAGGACGCCCTGCTCGACGTCATCTCGGTGGGGCAGTTCGACTTCCAGCGCCGGATCGAGGGGGCCGAACCACCGGTAGTGATCGTCTTCACCGGCGTCAACGGCGTCGGAAAGACCACGAGCATCGCGAAGCTCTCGGAGTGGCTCGCAGACCGGGGCTACTCGTCGGTGCTCGCCAACGGCGACACCTATCGGGCGGGTGCAAACGAGCAGATATCCGAGCACGCCGATCGGCTCGGTCGGAAGCTGATCAGCCACGAGCAGGGCGGCGACCCCGCCGCGGTCATCTACGACGGCGTGGAGTACGCGAAAGCCAACGACGTCGACATCGTGCTGGGCGACACCGCCGGACGGCTCCACACCAGCGACGACCTGATGTCACAGCTGGAGAAGATCGATCGGGTCGTGGACCCGGACCTGACGCTGTTCGTCGACGAGGCGGTCGCCGGACAGGACGCGGTCCAGCGCGCGAAACAGTTCAACGAGGCCGCCGAGATCGACGGGACGATCCTCACGAAGGCCGACGCCGACTCCTCGGGCGGGGCGGCGATCTCGATCGCGTACGTCACCGGCAAGCCGATCCTCTTTCTGGGAACCGGCCAGGAGTACGACGACCTCGAGCGGTTCGATCCAGAAGAGCTCGTGGATCGGCTGGTCGGAGAGTAG
- a CDS encoding thiamine ABC transporter substrate-binding protein produces the protein MIGTDGTHTTESSTRRRFLATAGAAGATALLAGCSAEQSNGGDTPTEPGDGTETEPGATAGSDDPDTLVVGTYDSFVDAPSTSPGAWIKETFESEFDATLIWQTPPNDVNYYIERADAGVETEADVYVGLNADDLVRVDGALSEPLFDGPGDLERRDRIRDGLEFDPEGRAVPYDTGYISLVYDSTETEAPETFDGLLEEDHRGELIAQNPGQSTTGRAFLLHTVHRYGDDYLDFWADLQENDVRVLGSWNDAYSAWMGGEAPMVVSYSTDQVFASQEGADLDQHQIRFLDDEGYANPEGMARFADANAPDLAREFLGFMLRPGVQGEIAQRNVQFPATDDAELPEEYSQYAHEPPTPVTFGYDELAGGLEEWISEWERQFAGN, from the coding sequence ATGATCGGAACCGACGGAACACACACGACCGAGTCGTCGACGCGACGGCGGTTCCTCGCCACGGCGGGCGCGGCGGGGGCGACGGCGCTTCTGGCCGGCTGCAGCGCCGAACAGTCGAACGGCGGCGACACGCCGACAGAACCCGGCGACGGGACCGAGACGGAACCGGGTGCGACCGCCGGATCGGACGACCCGGACACGCTCGTAGTCGGCACCTACGACTCGTTCGTCGACGCGCCGAGCACGAGCCCCGGGGCGTGGATCAAGGAGACGTTCGAGTCGGAGTTCGACGCGACGCTGATCTGGCAGACTCCGCCGAACGACGTGAACTACTACATCGAGCGGGCCGATGCCGGCGTGGAAACCGAAGCGGACGTCTATGTGGGGTTGAACGCGGACGATCTGGTCCGGGTCGACGGCGCGCTCTCGGAGCCGCTGTTCGACGGGCCCGGCGACCTCGAGCGGCGCGACCGGATCCGCGACGGGCTGGAGTTCGATCCCGAGGGACGGGCGGTCCCGTACGACACCGGCTACATCAGCCTGGTGTACGACTCCACGGAGACCGAGGCCCCGGAGACGTTCGACGGTCTGCTCGAGGAGGACCACCGCGGGGAGCTGATCGCACAGAACCCGGGACAGTCGACGACCGGACGGGCGTTCCTGCTGCATACGGTTCACCGTTACGGCGACGACTATCTCGACTTCTGGGCGGACCTCCAGGAGAACGACGTCCGGGTGCTCGGCTCGTGGAACGACGCGTACTCGGCGTGGATGGGCGGGGAGGCGCCGATGGTGGTCTCCTACTCGACGGACCAGGTGTTCGCCAGCCAGGAGGGGGCCGACCTCGATCAACACCAGATCAGGTTCCTCGACGACGAGGGGTACGCCAACCCCGAGGGGATGGCGCGCTTTGCCGACGCCAACGCCCCCGACCTCGCACGGGAGTTCCTCGGGTTCATGCTCCGGCCCGGTGTCCAGGGGGAGATCGCCCAGCGGAACGTCCAGTTCCCGGCGACCGACGACGCCGAACTCCCCGAGGAGTACTCCCAGTACGCCCACGAGCCCCCGACACCGGTGACGTTCGGCTACGACGAACTCGCCGGGGGACTCGAGGAGTGGATCTCCGAGTGGGAACGCCAGTTCGCGGGCAACTGA
- the hcp gene encoding hydroxylamine reductase, whose amino-acid sequence MFCNQCEQTPDDGCTTRGVCGKEPDIQGIQDLTVYGLKGVSAYATHARRLGYADPEVDAAVHEALYSTLTNVNFDPEETLEQALEVGEAAVSAMELLDEAHTNELGVPEPTEVPQNGVEGNAILVTGHDLHDLKQLLEQSEGEGVSVYTHSEMLPAHAYPELSKYDHLKGNVGGAWHDQRTLFVDFPGAIVGTSNCVQPTREAYEDRFFTTGVAGLEEAESIEDGDFTPVIETAKSLPAVDWEPTGTVTTGFHHQPVLELADEILEAIEEGKLRHVFVVAGCDAPTPGRDYYRELVKSIPEDCIVMTTSCGKFRFNDLEFGTVPGTEIPRFLDQGQCNNSYSTVRIATALAEELDCGVNDLPVSIVLSWFEQKAVAVLLGLLSLGVEDIRLGPSIPEFLTPELVEALNAEYGLQPIGEPQADLREMLGGQVAPGAAD is encoded by the coding sequence ATGTTCTGTAACCAGTGCGAGCAGACGCCCGACGACGGCTGTACGACCCGCGGCGTGTGTGGCAAAGAGCCCGACATCCAGGGGATCCAGGATCTGACTGTTTACGGTCTCAAAGGTGTCTCGGCGTACGCCACCCACGCACGGCGGCTGGGGTATGCGGATCCGGAGGTCGACGCCGCGGTCCACGAGGCGCTGTACTCGACACTGACGAACGTGAACTTCGACCCCGAGGAGACACTCGAACAGGCCCTCGAGGTGGGCGAGGCGGCGGTCTCCGCGATGGAGCTGCTCGACGAGGCGCACACGAACGAGCTCGGCGTCCCCGAACCCACTGAAGTCCCGCAAAACGGGGTCGAAGGGAACGCGATCCTGGTGACCGGCCACGACCTCCACGACCTCAAGCAACTGCTCGAGCAGTCCGAGGGCGAAGGCGTATCGGTGTACACCCACTCGGAGATGCTGCCCGCCCACGCGTACCCCGAACTCTCGAAGTACGACCACCTGAAGGGCAACGTCGGCGGCGCCTGGCACGACCAGCGCACCCTGTTCGTCGACTTCCCGGGGGCGATCGTCGGCACGAGCAACTGCGTCCAGCCCACCCGCGAGGCGTACGAGGACCGCTTTTTCACCACCGGCGTCGCCGGGCTCGAGGAGGCCGAGTCGATCGAGGACGGCGACTTCACGCCCGTGATCGAGACGGCGAAGTCGCTGCCTGCAGTCGACTGGGAGCCGACCGGAACCGTGACCACCGGGTTTCACCACCAGCCGGTCCTGGAGCTGGCCGACGAGATCCTCGAAGCGATCGAAGAGGGCAAACTGCGGCACGTCTTCGTTGTCGCGGGGTGTGACGCCCCCACCCCCGGCCGGGATTACTACCGCGAACTCGTGAAATCGATCCCCGAAGACTGCATCGTGATGACCACCTCCTGCGGGAAGTTCCGGTTCAACGATCTCGAGTTCGGCACCGTCCCGGGGACAGAGATCCCGCGGTTCCTCGATCAGGGACAGTGTAACAACTCCTACTCGACGGTCCGGATCGCCACCGCCCTCGCGGAGGAACTCGACTGCGGGGTGAACGACCTGCCGGTGAGCATCGTGCTCTCGTGGTTCGAACAGAAGGCGGTCGCGGTCCTGTTGGGACTGCTCTCGCTGGGTGTCGAGGACATCCGGCTTGGCCCGTCGATTCCGGAGTTCCTCACCCCGGAGCTGGTGGAAGCGCTGAACGCCGAGTACGGCCTCCAGCCGATCGGGGAGCCGCAGGCCGACCTCCGGGAGATGCTCGGCGGGCAGGTCGCACCGGGCGCTGCTGACTGA
- a CDS encoding tyrosine--tRNA ligase, whose product MDAYELLTRNADEVITEDEVEALAADPDGARAYVGYEPSGVLHLGHMLTANKLIDLQEVGMDVVVLLADVHAYLNGKGTFEEIRETAERMREQFLAYGLDPDTTEFVYGSQFQLDEEYVLDLHELELSTTLNRAQRAMAELQSGETAKVSHVVYPLMQALDIEYLDLDLAVGGMDQRKVHMLHREEIEDLGYEARPCLHTPIIADLGSGVGKMSSSTGVTISMEDTREEIERKVNDAFCPPTRDPDPDEVGNERENPVLELFQYHVFPRFESVVVERPEKYGGDLTYDAYEDLASDLESGELHPADAKGALAEYLDRLIEPGREKMTVG is encoded by the coding sequence ATGGACGCCTACGAACTGCTCACCCGGAACGCCGACGAGGTGATCACCGAAGACGAGGTCGAAGCGCTGGCCGCGGATCCGGACGGAGCACGGGCGTACGTCGGGTACGAGCCGTCCGGCGTCCTCCATCTGGGCCACATGCTGACGGCCAACAAGCTGATCGACCTCCAGGAGGTCGGCATGGACGTGGTCGTGCTGCTGGCGGACGTCCACGCCTACCTCAACGGGAAGGGAACCTTCGAGGAGATCCGCGAGACCGCAGAGCGGATGCGCGAGCAGTTCCTCGCGTACGGACTCGACCCCGACACCACCGAATTCGTCTACGGGTCACAGTTCCAGCTCGACGAGGAGTACGTGCTCGATCTCCACGAACTCGAACTGTCGACGACGCTCAACCGAGCACAGCGGGCGATGGCCGAGCTGCAAAGCGGCGAGACCGCGAAGGTGAGCCACGTCGTCTACCCGCTGATGCAGGCGCTGGACATCGAGTACCTGGATCTGGATCTGGCGGTCGGCGGCATGGACCAGCGGAAGGTCCACATGCTCCACCGCGAGGAGATCGAGGATCTGGGCTACGAGGCGCGCCCCTGCTTGCACACGCCGATCATCGCCGACCTCGGGTCCGGCGTCGGGAAGATGTCCTCCTCGACGGGCGTGACGATCTCGATGGAGGATACCCGCGAGGAGATCGAGCGGAAGGTCAACGACGCCTTCTGTCCGCCGACGCGGGATCCCGACCCCGACGAGGTCGGCAACGAGCGGGAGAACCCCGTCCTCGAACTGTTCCAGTACCACGTGTTCCCCAGGTTCGAGTCGGTCGTCGTCGAACGCCCCGAGAAGTACGGGGGCGACCTCACCTACGACGCCTACGAGGACCTCGCGAGCGACCTGGAATCGGGCGAACTCCATCCAGCCGACGCGAAAGGCGCGCTTGCGGAGTATCTCGACCGGCTGATAGAGCCGGGGCGCGAGAAAATGACTGTCGGATGA
- a CDS encoding digeranylgeranylglycerophospholipid reductase, producing the protein MHDGYDVVIAGAGPAGAQCARDLANRGFDVVVLETEPEDGFPRQSNKSTGGTFPSMLTAFGIPDDVVMQFTDTVVIESPNEYFIQEQTGAVLEFADFKQFLVEDGQEAGAEYRFDARVSGPVMEDGEIVGVEYNGTETVYGDVVIDATGPSAPLAKALGVSDLQRDHQAIGIEYELEGLQLGHEGYADLHDAMMLRLDHEYAPGGYSWIFHTGENTAKVGVCYIQNESYQRYGDERRTVDGYLQHWIDTDPRFADAEPIEGKQHRGSAHIQSPGELSTDNFIAIGDTVPSIDPLWGEGIHKGMRSARAAAMTVDHCLTPEEQDTSAENISLYEELWHREVAPRMDARLLMTELMYFAPNERYDTLLRDLAHLDPDTLALANSGDKRAIAKLLHLRDVPLLASFVRNRLQD; encoded by the coding sequence ATGCACGACGGGTACGACGTCGTAATCGCCGGGGCTGGTCCGGCCGGCGCACAGTGTGCGCGCGACCTCGCGAACCGGGGTTTCGACGTCGTCGTTCTGGAAACCGAGCCGGAGGATGGGTTCCCGCGACAGAGCAACAAGTCGACCGGGGGAACGTTCCCCTCGATGTTGACAGCGTTCGGGATTCCCGACGACGTGGTGATGCAGTTCACCGACACCGTCGTCATCGAATCCCCGAACGAGTATTTCATTCAAGAGCAGACGGGCGCGGTGCTGGAGTTCGCCGACTTCAAGCAGTTCCTCGTCGAGGACGGTCAAGAGGCCGGCGCGGAGTACCGGTTCGATGCCCGGGTGTCGGGTCCGGTTATGGAAGACGGCGAGATCGTCGGCGTCGAGTACAACGGCACCGAGACGGTGTACGGCGACGTCGTTATCGACGCGACCGGTCCGTCGGCCCCACTCGCGAAGGCGCTTGGGGTAAGCGACCTGCAGCGGGATCACCAGGCGATCGGCATCGAATACGAACTCGAAGGGCTTCAGCTCGGTCACGAGGGCTACGCCGACCTTCACGACGCGATGATGCTCCGTCTGGACCACGAGTACGCCCCGGGGGGCTACTCGTGGATCTTCCACACCGGCGAGAACACCGCGAAAGTCGGCGTCTGTTACATCCAAAACGAGAGCTACCAGCGGTACGGCGACGAGCGCCGCACAGTCGACGGCTACCTCCAGCACTGGATCGACACCGACCCCCGATTTGCTGACGCCGAGCCCATCGAAGGCAAACAGCATCGGGGGTCGGCGCATATCCAGTCACCCGGAGAGCTGAGCACGGACAACTTCATAGCGATCGGCGACACCGTCCCTTCAATCGACCCGCTGTGGGGGGAGGGTATCCACAAGGGGATGCGCTCGGCGCGGGCGGCCGCGATGACCGTCGATCACTGTCTCACCCCGGAAGAGCAGGACACCTCCGCGGAGAACATCTCCCTGTACGAAGAACTCTGGCACCGCGAGGTCGCCCCCCGGATGGACGCCCGCCTGCTGATGACCGAACTGATGTACTTCGCCCCGAACGAACGGTACGACACTCTCCTTCGGGATCTCGCCCACCTGGATCCCGACACGCTCGCGCTCGCCAACAGCGGCGACAAACGCGCGATTGCCAAGCTGCTGCACCTCCGGGACGTTCCCCTGCTGGCGTCGTTCGTCAGGAACCGGCTCCAGGACTGA
- a CDS encoding ABC transporter permease — MTEETSAPASDDAGRDTADDPASDTATRRAFAGIERYAIGLGAAATGLVLVAVFYYPVATVFREAFIPEGLLTGSVFVSILTDPFYMGELGRLLSGEPPGEVLRQVASPDRQLGILGFTAYQAALSTVASVALGVPAAWILARFEFRGRETLRSLTILPFVLPSIMVAVGFVATFGRDGTLNAILGTVGLGPVELMFTLEAIVIAHAFYNAPLVARVVTAAWEAVDARAVETARSLGASPHRAFLDVVAPQLYPAVLMGATLTFVFTFASFPIVLALGGFQLATVEVFVYRLIRDLNYADAAGLAILELVISLSLTYAYLRYEAANAVRRGAAAPGRRKLLVPRKWTPTALLERFAVAGYALVAVTVFLLPLASMIWASLTGPGGFTLDHYRFLLERQATGAAFQVQPWPAVRNSLAFALATLFVAVPMGLAVAVATTRRYRGRKVVDALAMAPFAVSGIIVGLGLLRGLVFGVEIGGWRITVAGAVAIVAAHAVSAYPFVTRNVAPGLEGLDPALTESARALGASRVRALVDVELPLVWPGVVAGAAFAVAISIGEFNSTIVLATGTDSYTMPVAVERYLGRRLGPATAMGVVLLVVTSASFIVVERLGGYVRH; from the coding sequence GTGACCGAGGAGACGTCGGCGCCGGCGTCGGACGACGCCGGAAGAGACACGGCGGACGACCCCGCAAGCGACACCGCGACCCGCCGGGCGTTCGCCGGGATCGAACGCTACGCGATCGGGCTGGGAGCCGCGGCGACGGGGTTGGTACTCGTCGCCGTCTTTTATTACCCGGTCGCCACCGTGTTTCGCGAGGCGTTCATCCCGGAGGGACTGCTCACCGGCTCCGTGTTCGTCTCGATCCTGACCGATCCCTTTTATATGGGAGAGCTGGGCCGACTCCTGTCGGGGGAGCCGCCCGGGGAGGTGCTGCGGCAGGTTGCGAGCCCGGATCGCCAGCTGGGCATACTCGGGTTCACGGCGTACCAGGCGGCGCTGTCGACCGTCGCCAGCGTCGCGCTCGGCGTGCCGGCGGCGTGGATCCTCGCGCGCTTCGAGTTCCGCGGCCGGGAGACGCTGCGCTCGCTCACGATCCTCCCGTTCGTGCTGCCGTCGATCATGGTCGCGGTCGGCTTCGTGGCGACGTTCGGCCGGGACGGCACACTCAACGCGATCCTGGGGACGGTGGGCCTCGGCCCCGTCGAGCTGATGTTCACGCTGGAGGCGATCGTTATCGCACACGCCTTTTATAATGCGCCGCTGGTTGCGCGGGTGGTCACCGCCGCCTGGGAGGCCGTCGACGCCCGGGCCGTCGAAACCGCCCGATCGCTGGGTGCGTCCCCCCACCGGGCGTTCCTGGACGTCGTCGCTCCGCAGCTGTATCCCGCCGTGTTGATGGGGGCGACGCTGACGTTCGTGTTCACGTTCGCGTCGTTTCCGATCGTGCTGGCGCTGGGCGGGTTCCAGCTGGCGACCGTCGAGGTGTTCGTCTACCGGCTGATCCGCGATCTCAACTACGCGGACGCCGCCGGGCTGGCGATCCTCGAGCTCGTCATCTCGCTGTCGCTCACCTACGCGTACCTCCGGTACGAGGCGGCAAACGCCGTCCGGCGCGGCGCAGCGGCCCCCGGACGGCGAAAGCTGCTCGTTCCCCGGAAGTGGACGCCGACTGCCCTCCTCGAACGGTTCGCGGTCGCCGGCTACGCCCTCGTCGCGGTGACGGTGTTCCTGCTGCCGCTCGCCAGCATGATCTGGGCGAGCCTCACCGGCCCCGGCGGGTTCACGCTGGACCACTACCGGTTCCTCCTGGAGCGGCAGGCCACGGGGGCGGCGTTTCAGGTGCAGCCGTGGCCTGCAGTCAGAAACTCGCTTGCGTTCGCGCTCGCGACCCTGTTCGTGGCGGTGCCGATGGGGCTGGCCGTCGCGGTCGCCACCACGCGCCGGTATCGCGGCCGGAAAGTCGTCGACGCGCTGGCGATGGCGCCGTTTGCGGTCTCGGGGATCATCGTCGGGCTCGGGCTGCTCCGGGGGCTGGTGTTCGGCGTCGAGATCGGCGGCTGGCGGATCACCGTCGCCGGCGCGGTCGCGATCGTCGCCGCCCACGCGGTAAGCGCCTATCCGTTCGTCACGCGAAACGTCGCCCCCGGGCTCGAGGGGCTGGATCCGGCGTTGACGGAGTCGGCGCGGGCGCTGGGCGCCTCCCGGGTTCGGGCGCTCGTGGACGTCGAACTGCCGCTCGTGTGGCCCGGCGTCGTCGCGGGCGCCGCCTTCGCGGTCGCGATCAGCATCGGCGAGTTCAACTCCACGATCGTCCTCGCGACCGGCACCGACAGCTACACGATGCCGGTCGCCGTCGAGCGGTATCTCGGGCGGAGACTCGGCCCGGCGACCGCCATGGGGGTCGTCCTGCTCGTGGTGACGAGCGCCAGTTTCATCGTCGTCGAACGGCTCGGGGGGTACGTACGACACTGA